Proteins encoded by one window of Arabidopsis thaliana chromosome 2, partial sequence:
- the VLN1 gene encoding villin-like 1 (villin-like 1 (VLN1); CONTAINS InterPro DOMAIN/s: Gelsolin (InterPro:IPR007122), Villin headpiece (InterPro:IPR003128), Gelsolin domain (InterPro:IPR007123); BEST Arabidopsis thaliana protein match is: villin 4 (TAIR:AT4G30160.1); Has 3163 Blast hits to 1761 proteins in 187 species: Archae - 0; Bacteria - 6; Metazoa - 2500; Fungi - 105; Plants - 222; Viruses - 0; Other Eukaryotes - 330 (source: NCBI BLink).), producing the protein MSRLSKDIDSAFQGVGTKSGLEIWCVYNKQLISIPKSSFGKFHSGNAYLVLRTFLRKIESPQYDIHYWLGIDANEVDSILASDKALDLDAALGCCTVQYREVQGQETEKFLSYFKPCIIPVEGKYSPKTGIAGETYQVTLLRCKGDHVVRVKEVPFLRSSLNHDDVFILDTASKVFLFAGCNSSTQEKAKAMEVVEYIKDNKHDGRCEVATIEDGKFSGDSDAGEFWSFFGGYAPIPKLSSSTTQEQTQTPCAELFWIDTKGNLHPTGTSSLDKDMLEKNKCYMLDCHSEVFVWMGRNTSLTERKTSISSSEEFLRKEGRSTTTSLVLLTEGLENARFRSFFNKWPQTVESSLYNEGREKVAALFKQKGYDVEELPDEEDDPLYTNCRDNLKVWRVDGDDVSLLSIPDQTKLFTGDCYLVQYKYTYKERTEHLLYVWIGCESIQQDRADAITNASAIVGTTKGESVLCHIYQGNEPSRFFPMFQSLVVFKGGLSRRYKVLLAEKEKIGEEYNENKASLFRVVGTSPRNMQAIQVNLVATSLNSSYSYILQYGASAFTWIGKLSSDSDHEVLDRMLYFLDTSCQPIYIREGNETDTFWNLLGGKSEYPKEKEMRKQIEEPHLFTCSCSSGNDVLKVKEIYNFVQDDLTTEDVFLLDCQSEVYVWIGSNSNIKSKEEALTLGLKFLEMDILEEGLTMRTPVYVVTEGHEPPFFTRFFEWVPEKANMHGNSFERKLASLKGKKTSTKRSSGSQYRSQSKDNASRDLQSRSVSSNGSERGVSPCSSEKLLSLSSAEDMTNSSNSTPVVKKLFSESLLVDPNDGVARQESSSKSDISKQKPRVGINSDLSSLESLAYSYEQLRVDSQKPVTDIDATRREAYLTEKEFEERFGMAKSEFYALPKWKQNKLKISLHLF; encoded by the exons ATGTCTAGGCTAAGTAAAGACATTGATTCAGCGTTTCAAGGTGTTGGAACCAAAAG TGGCTTGGAGATTTGGTGCGTTTATAATAAACAGCTTATTTCTATCCCTAAGTCTTCTTTTGGAAAATTTCACTCTGGAAATGCATACCTTGTTCTTAGA ACGTTTTTGCGGAAGATCGAATCTCCCCAGTATGACATTCACTATTGGCTAGGAATTGATGCAAATGAG GTGGATTCAATTTTGGCATCAGACAAAGCATTAGATTTAGATGCCGCACTTGGATGTTGTACGGTGCAATACCGTGAAGTTCAAGGTCAAGAGACTGAGAAGTTTCTCTCTTACTTCAAACCTTGTATTATACCTGTTGAAGGCAAGTATTCCCCAAAAACTGGAATTGCTGGCGAGACATACCAAGTCACCTTGCTAAGGTGCAAGGGAGATCATGTTGTTCGTGTTAAAGAG GTGCCTTTTCTTCGGTCATCACTGAACCATGACGATGTCTTCATTCTGGATACTGCGTcaaaggtttttctttttgctggTTGTAACTCAAGCACTCAGGAAAAAGCTAAAGCGATGGAGGTTGTGGAATATATAAAGGATAACAAGCATGACGGAAGATGTGAGGTCGCGACTATCG AGGATGGAAAATTTTCAGGTGATTCAGATGCTGGGGAATTCTGGTCTTTCTTTGGTGGTTATGCTCCCATTCCCAAGCTTTCATCTTCTACCACCCAAGAACAAACTCAGACTCCATGTGCAGAATTGTTCTG GATAGATACTAAGGGAAATCTACATCCAACTGGAACAAGTTCTTTGGACAAGGACATGCTTGAGAAGAACAAATGCTACATGCTGGACTGTCACAGTGAAGTATTTGTTTGGATGGGAAGAAACACATCACTTACAGAAAGGAAGACATCCATTTCTTCCTCAGAA GAATTTCTACGAAAGGAGGGACGCTCGACGACCACAAGTTTAGTACTTCTAACAGAAGGACTAGAAAATGCCAGATTCAGGtcattttttaacaaatgGCCTCAGACCGTGGAGTCTAGCCTCTACAATGAAGGTCGAGAAAAAGTGGCTG CGttgttcaaacaaaaaggataTGACGTTGAGGAGCTtcctgatgaagaagatgacccTCTCTACACAAACTGCCGAGACAACCTCAAG GTTTGGCGTGTAGATGGTGATGACGTCTCGCTTCTCTCTATTCCTGACCAGACAAAGCTATTCACCGGCGATTGCTATCTTGTGCAGTATAAATATACTTATAAAGAAAGAACCGAACATCTTTTATATGTATGGATCGGTTGTGAAAGCATACAG CAAGATAGAGCTGATGCCATAACCAATGCTAGTGCCATTGTTGGTACAACCAAGGGTGAATCTGTACTG TGTCATATATATCAGGGAAACGAACCTTCTCGGTTTTTTCCAATGTTCCAGTCACTGGTTGTTTTTAAGGGCGGTTTGAGTAGACGGTACAAAGTGCTTCTAGCAGAGAAGGAAAAGATAGGGGAAGAATATAATGAGAACAAGGCTTCTCTTTTCCGTGTTGTAGGAACAAGCCCAAGAAACATGCAAGCAATCCAAGTGAATCTA GTTGCAACCTCCTTGAACTCATCCTACTCTTACATTTTACAATATGGAGCTTCTGCCTTCACTTGGATTGGGAAACTTTCATCAGACTCTGATCATGAAGTTCTTGACAGAATGCTATATTTCCTTGAT ACATCTTGTCAACCTATATACATCAGGGAAGGAAATGAAACAGACACATTTTGGAATTTGCTTGGTGGTAAGTCAGAGtacccaaaagaaaaggaaatgagaaaacaaatagaagaaCCACATTTATTTACATGTTCATGCAGTTCAGGTAATG ATGTACTCAAG GTGAaagaaatatacaattttgtgCAAGATGATTTAACTACTGAAGATGTATTTCTATTGGACTGCCAAAGTGAAGTATATGTCTGGATTGGATCAAACTCAAACATAAAGTCGAAGGAAGAAGCTCTTACTCTTGGTCTG AAATTCCTAGAGATGGATATACTGGAAGAAGGTCTAACCATGAGGACTCCTGTATATGTTGTCACAGAAGGCCACGAGCCACCATTTTTCACCCGTTTCTTTGAGTGGGTTCCTGAAAAGGCAAAC ATGCATGGTAATTCATTTGAAAGGAAGCTTGCTAGTTTGAAAGGAAAGAAGACAAGCACTAAG AGATCTAGTGGAAGCCAGTATAGATCACAGTCAAAGGATAATGCATCACGTGATTTACAAAGTCGATCTGTGAGCTCAAACGGATCGGAGCGAGGAGTATCACCTTGCTCCAGCGAAAAGCTTTTGAGTTTGAGCTCTGCAGAAGACATGACAAACAGCAGTAACTCAACTCCAGTTGTCAAAAAGCTTTTCTCAGAATCTCTTTTAGTGGATCCTAATGATG GAGTGGCGAGACAAGAGTCGAGTTCCAAGTCGGACATTTCTAAACAGAAGCCACGCGTTGGAATCAATAGCGATCTTAGTAGTCTAGAGTCACTTGCATATTCATATGAACAGCTCAGAGTTGATTCTCAGAAGCCAGTGACGGATATAGATGCAACAAGAAGAGAG GCGTACTTAACAGAGAAAGAGTTTGAAGAGAGATTTGGAATGGCGAAATCTGAGTTCTATGCACTTCCAAAGTGGAAACAgaataaactcaaaatatctcttcatcttttctAA